One Saccharopolyspora erythraea NRRL 2338 genomic region harbors:
- a CDS encoding XdhC family protein translates to MRDVLDELIKRYESGQAVGLGTVVATFRSAPRPPGAAMLVTADGEAVGSVSGGCVEGAVYERGEAVLDGERPALQRYGVSDDDAFAVGLTCGGILDVFVERVDRESFPELGEVAESVRLEEPVAVATVVEHPDSDRIGAHLVIWNDRTSGGLGEQRVDDAVVDDARGMLAAGRSGVLEYGPQGQRRGEGMRVFVNAFEPPPRMLVFGAIDFAAAMARIGSFLGYRVTVCDARPVFATRSRFPEVDEVVVDWPHRYLAAEVEAGRVDERTAVMVLTHDPKFDVPLLEVALRQRLAYVGAMGSRRTHDDRIARLREVGVGDRELERLSSPIGLDLGARTPEETAVSIAAELIALRWGGRGVRLSEREGPIHHHS, encoded by the coding sequence GTGCGAGACGTGCTGGACGAACTGATCAAGCGCTACGAGTCGGGGCAGGCCGTCGGGCTCGGCACCGTGGTGGCGACCTTCCGCTCCGCGCCGCGACCACCGGGCGCGGCGATGCTGGTCACCGCCGACGGTGAGGCGGTCGGCAGCGTGTCGGGCGGCTGCGTCGAAGGCGCGGTGTACGAGCGGGGCGAGGCGGTGCTCGACGGTGAGCGCCCGGCGTTGCAGCGCTACGGCGTCAGCGACGACGACGCCTTCGCCGTCGGCCTGACCTGCGGCGGCATCCTCGACGTCTTCGTGGAGCGCGTCGACCGGGAGTCGTTCCCCGAACTGGGCGAGGTCGCCGAGTCGGTGCGGCTGGAGGAGCCGGTCGCGGTGGCGACCGTCGTCGAACACCCGGACTCCGACCGCATCGGGGCGCACCTGGTGATCTGGAACGACCGGACCAGCGGCGGGCTCGGCGAGCAGCGCGTCGACGACGCGGTGGTCGACGACGCGCGCGGCATGCTGGCCGCGGGGCGCAGCGGTGTCCTGGAGTACGGCCCGCAGGGCCAGCGCCGGGGCGAGGGGATGCGGGTGTTCGTCAACGCTTTCGAACCGCCGCCGCGGATGCTGGTGTTCGGCGCGATCGACTTCGCCGCCGCGATGGCCCGCATCGGCTCGTTCCTGGGCTACCGCGTCACCGTCTGCGACGCGCGGCCCGTGTTCGCCACCCGCAGCAGGTTCCCCGAGGTCGACGAGGTCGTGGTCGACTGGCCGCACCGCTACCTGGCCGCCGAGGTGGAGGCGGGCCGGGTCGACGAGCGCACCGCGGTGATGGTGCTGACCCACGACCCGAAGTTCGACGTGCCGCTGCTGGAGGTGGCGCTGCGGCAGCGGCTGGCCTACGTCGGGGCGATGGGCTCGCGCCGGACCCACGACGACCGGATCGCCCGGTTGCGCGAGGTCGGGGTGGGCGACCGCGAGCTGGAGCGGCTCAGTTCCCCCATCGGGTTGGACCTGGGTGCCCGCACGCCGGAGGAGACCGCGGTGTCCATCGCGGCGGAACTCATCGCCCTGCGCTGGGGTGGTCGCGGAGTGCGACTGTCCGAACGGGAGGGCCCGATCCACCATCACTCGTGA
- a CDS encoding (2Fe-2S)-binding protein has product MPRITVNVDGTRYTDDVEPRTLLVHHLRERLGKVGTVVGCDTSNCGACTVHLDGQSVKSCSVLAVQADGCEVTTIEGLARDGELHPLQQAFHDNHALQCGFCTPGMIMQALDLLAENPDPDTDEVREGLEGNLCRCTGYQNIVKAVRDAAQKMRPGAGPPIEHTEDTPMQRTGQEQDTKVTGGRQS; this is encoded by the coding sequence ATGCCGCGCATCACCGTCAACGTGGACGGCACCCGTTACACCGACGACGTAGAGCCTCGAACACTCCTCGTCCACCACCTACGCGAGCGACTCGGAAAGGTCGGCACGGTCGTCGGTTGCGACACCAGCAACTGCGGGGCGTGCACCGTCCACCTCGACGGCCAGAGCGTGAAGTCCTGCTCAGTGCTCGCCGTGCAGGCCGATGGCTGCGAGGTGACCACCATCGAGGGGCTGGCCCGCGACGGCGAGCTGCACCCCCTCCAGCAGGCGTTCCACGACAACCACGCGCTCCAGTGCGGGTTCTGCACGCCCGGCATGATCATGCAGGCGCTGGACCTGCTCGCCGAGAACCCCGACCCGGACACCGACGAGGTCCGCGAGGGCCTGGAAGGCAACCTCTGCCGCTGCACCGGCTACCAGAACATCGTCAAGGCGGTGCGGGACGCGGCGCAGAAGATGCGGCCAGGTGCCGGACCCCCGATCGAGCACACCGAGGACACCCCGATGCAGCGCACCGGGCAGGAGCAGGACACGAAGGTGACGGGAGGTCGCCAGTCATGA
- a CDS encoding xanthine dehydrogenase family protein molybdopterin-binding subunit: protein MTSTLEPELGRSRKRKEDARLITGRTRWTDNLTPTGTLHLAILRSPVAHARITSIDTAQAREMSGVVAVLTGRDLADEQGSLPCAWPITEDMKAPTAPSLAVDTVNFAGEAVAVVAARSAAEARDALDAIDVDYEDLPVVLDMESALRDDSPLVHEDLGTNRNATWTFDSAEAGTGGNVEEALSAAEVRVERTFRQQRLIPAFMEPRSVVVDPTGDQITMWSATQVPHILRLMLAMTLGEPEHRIRVIAPDVGGGFGGKLQVTPEEVITFLLARRLGRPVKWTESRSETMVAAHHGRDQVQKLAISARRDGTITGLKVELLADMGAYLRLVTPGVPILGAFMFNAIYKIPAYHFSCTNVFTNKTPTDAYRGAGRPEATFAIERIMDELAAELGMDPMELRRKNWIGHDEFPYTTVAGLTYDSGNYEAATDKAMELFGYDRLREEQAERRRRGDAVQLGIGISTFTEMCGLAPSRVLGSLSYGAGGWEHASIRVLPTGKVEVVTGTSPHGQGHETAWSQIVADRLGVAFDDVTVLHGDTQSSPKGMDTYGSRSLAVGGIAVVHAADKVVEKAKKIAAHLLECSEDDVEFSSGRFGVRGTDRGTALGDIALAAFAAHDLPDGVEPSLDADATYDPDNFSFPHGTHLCATEVDTETGRVKIRSYVSVDDVGAVVNPLIVEGQVHGGLAQGIAQALFEEAVYDEEGTLTTATLADYLVPSAVDLPEFTTDRTETRATSNPLGVKGVGEAGTIASTPAVVNAIVDAVRHLGVDDVEMPCSPQRVWRAVTGARPAESTAPEAGGGLGSIDTSEQGGSR from the coding sequence ATGACCTCGACGCTGGAACCGGAGCTCGGACGTTCCCGCAAGCGCAAGGAGGACGCCCGGCTGATCACCGGCCGGACGCGCTGGACCGACAACCTGACCCCGACCGGCACGCTGCACCTGGCGATCCTGCGCAGCCCGGTCGCGCACGCCAGGATCACCTCGATCGACACCGCCCAGGCCCGCGAGATGTCCGGGGTGGTGGCGGTGCTGACCGGCCGCGACCTCGCCGACGAGCAGGGCAGCCTGCCGTGCGCGTGGCCGATCACCGAGGACATGAAGGCGCCCACCGCACCCTCGCTGGCAGTCGACACCGTGAACTTCGCCGGTGAGGCGGTGGCCGTCGTGGCGGCCCGCAGCGCCGCCGAGGCTCGCGACGCGCTGGACGCGATCGACGTCGATTACGAGGACCTGCCGGTCGTGCTGGACATGGAGTCCGCGCTGCGCGACGACTCGCCGCTGGTGCACGAGGACCTCGGCACCAACCGCAACGCGACCTGGACCTTCGACTCCGCCGAGGCCGGCACCGGCGGGAACGTCGAGGAGGCGTTGTCGGCGGCCGAGGTCCGCGTCGAGCGGACCTTCCGCCAGCAGCGGCTGATCCCGGCGTTCATGGAACCCCGCTCGGTCGTGGTCGACCCGACCGGCGACCAGATCACCATGTGGTCGGCCACGCAGGTGCCGCACATCCTGCGGCTGATGCTGGCGATGACGCTGGGCGAGCCGGAGCACCGCATCCGGGTCATCGCGCCCGACGTCGGCGGCGGCTTCGGCGGCAAGCTGCAGGTGACCCCGGAGGAGGTCATCACCTTCCTGCTCGCCAGGCGCCTGGGCAGGCCGGTCAAGTGGACCGAGAGCCGCTCGGAGACGATGGTCGCCGCCCACCACGGCCGCGACCAGGTGCAGAAGCTGGCGATCTCGGCCCGCCGCGACGGCACCATCACCGGGCTGAAGGTCGAGCTGCTCGCCGACATGGGCGCCTACCTGCGACTGGTCACCCCGGGCGTGCCGATCCTCGGCGCTTTCATGTTCAACGCGATCTACAAGATCCCGGCCTACCACTTCAGCTGCACCAACGTCTTCACCAACAAGACGCCGACCGACGCCTACCGCGGCGCGGGCCGCCCGGAGGCGACCTTCGCCATCGAGCGGATCATGGACGAGCTCGCCGCCGAGCTCGGCATGGACCCGATGGAGCTGCGGCGCAAGAACTGGATCGGCCACGACGAGTTCCCGTACACCACGGTGGCCGGGCTGACCTACGACTCGGGCAACTACGAGGCCGCGACCGACAAGGCGATGGAGCTGTTCGGCTACGACCGGCTGCGCGAGGAGCAGGCCGAGCGCAGGCGCCGCGGCGACGCGGTGCAGCTCGGCATCGGCATCTCCACCTTCACCGAGATGTGCGGGCTCGCGCCGTCGCGGGTGCTGGGCTCGCTGTCCTACGGGGCGGGCGGCTGGGAGCACGCCTCGATCCGCGTGCTGCCGACCGGCAAGGTCGAGGTCGTCACCGGTACCTCCCCGCACGGCCAGGGGCACGAGACGGCGTGGAGCCAGATCGTGGCCGACCGGCTGGGCGTGGCCTTCGACGACGTCACCGTGCTGCACGGCGACACCCAGAGCTCGCCCAAGGGCATGGACACCTACGGCTCCAGGTCCCTGGCGGTCGGCGGCATCGCCGTCGTGCATGCCGCGGACAAGGTGGTGGAGAAGGCCAAGAAGATCGCCGCGCACCTGCTCGAGTGCTCCGAGGACGACGTGGAGTTCAGCTCCGGCCGCTTCGGCGTGCGCGGCACCGACCGGGGCACCGCGCTCGGCGACATCGCGCTGGCCGCGTTCGCCGCGCACGACCTGCCCGACGGCGTGGAGCCGAGCCTCGACGCCGACGCCACCTACGACCCGGACAACTTCTCGTTCCCGCACGGCACGCACCTGTGCGCGACCGAAGTGGACACCGAGACCGGGCGGGTCAAGATCCGCTCCTACGTCTCGGTGGACGACGTCGGCGCGGTGGTCAACCCGCTCATCGTCGAGGGCCAGGTGCACGGCGGGCTCGCGCAGGGCATCGCGCAGGCGCTGTTCGAGGAGGCCGTCTACGACGAGGAGGGCACGCTCACCACCGCGACGCTGGCCGACTACCTGGTGCCGTCGGCGGTGGACCTGCCGGAGTTCACCACCGACCGCACCGAGACCCGGGCCACCTCCAACCCGCTCGGCGTCAAGGGCGTCGGGGAGGCGGGCACGATCGCCTCGACCCCGGCGGTGGTCAACGCGATCGTCGACGCCGTCCGGCACCTCGGCGTCGACGACGTCGAGATGCCGTGCTCGCCGCAGCGCGTGTGGCGGGCGGTGACCGGGGCCCGGCCCGCGGAGTCCACCGCGCCGGAGGCGGGCGGCGGACTCGGTTCGATCGACACCAGCGAACAGGGAGGCAGCCGGTGA
- a CDS encoding FAD binding domain-containing protein, protein MIPASFDYIAPSTVEEAVAALAEAGEDAKVLAGGQSLLPVLRMRMADPGVVVDVGKIESMRGVRDEGDAIVIGAMTTHHDVLRDQLVRRHAELIALTTRTVADPQVRHRGTFGGSLAHADPAGDLLAPVLALDAEMIIAGRAGTRTVPAAEFFVDYFTTALAPDEILVEVRVPKFTGWSAHYEKFNRVAQAWSLVGVAAAVRIEESSIADVRVGLTAMGPTPVRATGVEQALIGGSATAEAIREAASHAAEGTSPTGDASADPDYREHLARVLTGRAVLAAAGG, encoded by the coding sequence GTGATCCCCGCATCGTTCGACTACATCGCACCGTCCACAGTGGAAGAGGCGGTGGCCGCGCTGGCCGAGGCCGGTGAGGACGCCAAGGTGCTGGCGGGCGGGCAGAGCCTGCTGCCGGTGCTGCGGATGCGCATGGCCGACCCCGGGGTCGTCGTCGACGTCGGCAAGATCGAGTCGATGCGCGGTGTCCGCGACGAGGGCGACGCGATCGTCATCGGCGCCATGACCACCCACCACGACGTGCTGCGCGACCAGCTGGTCCGCCGGCACGCCGAGCTGATCGCGCTGACCACCCGCACCGTGGCCGACCCGCAGGTGCGCCACCGCGGCACCTTCGGCGGGTCGCTGGCCCACGCCGACCCGGCGGGCGACCTGCTCGCCCCGGTGCTGGCGCTCGACGCGGAGATGATCATCGCCGGGCGTGCAGGCACGCGGACCGTTCCCGCGGCGGAGTTCTTCGTCGACTACTTCACGACCGCGCTGGCACCCGACGAGATCCTGGTCGAGGTGCGGGTGCCGAAGTTCACCGGCTGGAGCGCGCACTACGAGAAGTTCAACCGGGTCGCCCAGGCGTGGTCGCTGGTCGGCGTCGCGGCCGCGGTGCGCATCGAGGAGTCCTCGATCGCGGACGTGCGCGTCGGCCTGACCGCCATGGGTCCGACTCCCGTCCGCGCGACCGGCGTCGAACAGGCGCTGATCGGCGGGTCCGCCACGGCCGAGGCGATCCGCGAGGCCGCCTCGCACGCCGCCGAGGGCACCAGCCCGACGGGCGACGCCAGCGCCGATCCCGACTACCGGGAGCACCTGGCCAGGGTGCTTACCGGGCGGGCGGTGCTCGCGGCGGCCGGCGGCTAG
- a CDS encoding SRPBCC family protein: MQMQHHFTVPVPVDVAWKALLDPERVAPCMPGATLTKSEGNEFAGTVKVKLGPVSLLYKGTGTFTEVDEEGRRAVIEASGKDSRGNGTAAATVTAVLTAEDGGTSVQVDTDLKITGKPAQLGRGLISEVGGKILNQFAGCLSEKLAGEPEAAGEPEASASTGETATTGDADGVPASEPSGSSVNGDRSSVARAAGEDAAAASESAQRETAARTRRPGWRVTSPSEEGQWSSTAQETAANRADAVVTGKPMPSDEAIDLLGTAGAPVLKRVAPIAAAVVGLLIVLRLIRRRRRG; encoded by the coding sequence GTGCAAATGCAGCACCACTTCACCGTTCCGGTGCCCGTCGACGTGGCCTGGAAGGCATTGCTCGATCCGGAACGGGTGGCCCCGTGCATGCCGGGTGCCACCCTCACCAAGTCCGAGGGCAACGAGTTCGCCGGCACCGTGAAGGTCAAGCTCGGACCGGTGTCGCTGCTCTACAAGGGAACCGGCACCTTCACCGAGGTCGACGAGGAGGGCAGGCGCGCCGTCATCGAGGCCAGCGGCAAGGACTCGCGCGGCAACGGCACCGCCGCCGCGACCGTGACCGCGGTGCTGACCGCCGAGGACGGCGGCACGTCGGTGCAGGTCGACACCGACCTGAAGATCACGGGCAAGCCCGCCCAGCTCGGGCGCGGTCTGATCTCCGAGGTCGGGGGCAAGATCCTCAACCAGTTCGCGGGCTGCCTGTCCGAGAAGCTCGCGGGCGAGCCGGAGGCCGCGGGCGAGCCGGAGGCCTCCGCGTCGACCGGGGAGACCGCGACGACCGGGGACGCCGACGGCGTTCCGGCGAGCGAGCCCTCGGGCAGCTCGGTCAACGGCGACCGCAGCTCGGTGGCCCGCGCCGCGGGCGAGGACGCCGCTGCCGCGTCGGAGTCCGCCCAGCGCGAGACCGCCGCGCGGACCCGCCGTCCGGGTTGGCGGGTCACCTCGCCGTCGGAGGAGGGCCAGTGGTCGAGCACCGCGCAGGAGACGGCCGCCAACCGCGCGGACGCGGTCGTGACCGGCAAGCCGATGCCGTCCGACGAGGCCATCGACCTCCTCGGCACGGCGGGCGCGCCGGTGCTCAAGCGCGTCGCCCCGATCGCGGCCGCCGTCGTCGGCCTGCTGATCGTCCTGCGCCTCATCCGCCGCAGGCGGCGCGGCTGA
- a CDS encoding o-succinylbenzoate synthase, translated as MDATGARIELTDLDAVRVYGLPMRNRFRGITVRQGVLLRGPAGWGEFCPFDDYGDAESVPWLATALEACAGDWPEPVRDSVPVNCTVPVVTPEKAHEIAAGSGCATAKVKVAESGRPPGEDVERVAAVRDALGPGGAVRVDANAAWDVDTAVARIRELDRAAGGLEYVEQPCPSVDELAAVRRRVEVRIAADESIRRAEDPMRVAVAGAADVAVIKVSPLGGVRRALRVAEASGLPCVVSSAVESSVGLAAQLALAGALPELPFACGLGTITLLEGDVVADSLVPSGGRLPVPRRPPEPTPALVAAATPPADVQRRWLDRLRRVHALLPAG; from the coding sequence ATGGACGCGACCGGGGCAAGGATCGAACTGACCGACCTCGACGCCGTGCGGGTCTACGGGCTCCCGATGCGCAACCGGTTCCGGGGCATCACCGTCCGCCAGGGCGTCCTGCTGCGCGGTCCGGCTGGCTGGGGCGAGTTCTGCCCCTTCGACGACTACGGCGACGCCGAGTCGGTGCCGTGGCTGGCCACGGCGCTGGAGGCGTGCGCGGGCGACTGGCCGGAGCCGGTGCGCGACAGCGTGCCGGTGAACTGCACGGTTCCGGTCGTCACTCCGGAGAAGGCGCACGAGATCGCGGCGGGCTCCGGGTGCGCCACCGCGAAGGTCAAGGTCGCCGAGTCCGGCCGTCCGCCCGGTGAGGACGTCGAGCGGGTGGCCGCGGTGCGCGACGCGCTCGGCCCCGGCGGCGCGGTCCGCGTCGACGCCAACGCCGCCTGGGACGTCGACACCGCCGTCGCACGCATCCGCGAGCTCGACCGGGCGGCGGGAGGCCTGGAGTACGTCGAGCAGCCGTGCCCTTCGGTCGACGAGCTCGCCGCGGTGCGGCGGCGGGTCGAGGTCCGCATCGCCGCCGACGAGTCGATCCGGCGGGCCGAGGACCCGATGCGGGTGGCCGTCGCGGGCGCCGCCGATGTCGCGGTCATCAAGGTCTCTCCGCTGGGCGGGGTGCGCCGCGCGCTGCGGGTGGCCGAGGCGAGCGGCCTGCCGTGCGTGGTGTCGTCGGCGGTCGAGAGCAGCGTGGGCCTGGCCGCGCAGCTCGCGCTGGCGGGTGCGCTGCCCGAGCTGCCCTTCGCCTGCGGGCTCGGCACGATCACGTTGCTCGAAGGCGACGTCGTCGCCGACTCGCTGGTGCCCTCCGGCGGCCGGCTGCCGGTGCCCCGGCGTCCGCCGGAGCCCACGCCCGCGCTGGTGGCGGCGGCCACGCCGCCCGCCGACGTCCAGCGGCGGTGGCTGGACCGGCTGCGCCGGGTCCACGCCCTCCTGCCCGCGGGGTGA
- a CDS encoding helix-turn-helix domain-containing protein, with protein MPIVVDIDVMLAKRKMSVGALAERVGITPANLAVLKNGRAKAVRFTTLAALCEVLECQPGDLLRWEPGDQAGDVPLGGSGAQPLARGGPDS; from the coding sequence ATGCCGATCGTCGTCGACATCGACGTGATGCTGGCCAAGCGCAAGATGTCCGTGGGCGCGCTCGCCGAGCGCGTGGGCATCACCCCGGCGAACCTGGCGGTGCTGAAGAACGGCCGTGCCAAGGCGGTTCGGTTCACCACGCTCGCGGCGCTGTGCGAGGTGCTCGAGTGCCAGCCCGGCGACCTGCTCCGCTGGGAACCCGGGGACCAGGCGGGCGATGTGCCGCTGGGCGGCAGCGGTGCCCAGCCGCTCGCACGCGGCGGGCCGGATTCGTAG
- a CDS encoding DUF2975 domain-containing protein, with product MGKVAVLALRVVLAFGLAGSLFVQAVMVPLLAVDLDEAPAAVRVPVIMIVLLGVVTCQVTMVCVWRLLTMVRRGTVFSHAAFRYVDVVLGAVAAASVLTFALGVTLAPGEAVAPGVVLLVGGAGVMVAGVALLVLVLRTLLAQAVARDTEAKHLQAELNEVI from the coding sequence ATGGGGAAAGTGGCTGTACTGGCGCTGCGCGTGGTGCTCGCCTTCGGGCTCGCCGGCTCGCTGTTCGTCCAGGCGGTGATGGTGCCGCTGCTGGCCGTCGACCTGGACGAGGCCCCGGCCGCCGTGCGGGTCCCGGTCATCATGATCGTGCTGCTCGGCGTCGTGACCTGCCAGGTCACCATGGTCTGCGTGTGGCGGCTGCTGACGATGGTCCGCCGGGGCACGGTGTTCTCCCACGCCGCCTTCCGCTACGTCGACGTCGTGCTCGGCGCGGTCGCGGCGGCCTCCGTCCTCACGTTCGCGCTCGGCGTCACACTCGCACCGGGCGAGGCGGTCGCGCCGGGCGTCGTCCTGCTCGTCGGCGGGGCGGGCGTGATGGTCGCCGGGGTCGCCCTGCTCGTGCTCGTGCTGCGGACGCTGCTGGCCCAGGCGGTCGCGCGCGACACCGAGGCCAAGCACCTGCAGGCGGAGCTGAACGAGGTGATCTGA
- a CDS encoding suppressor of fused domain protein has protein sequence MSAEQHGTTVGGAHRFVGLAENLERHAGRPTGAEPPNVRGDNRGFALVFFHLERYHLTTVISSGLRFQPLGAEPAQELACTVYKEQAEAARHLVDMTAELLVNQRTHLVPDQIVPNEQPLLPHTEFHGVLASGHPLFPPEFTRFTDPEGVEQLQVFTLLPVTLGELNFILDNGVTALRQQWARFEVDVFDLGRPSVA, from the coding sequence ATGAGCGCCGAGCAGCACGGGACCACTGTGGGTGGTGCGCACCGGTTCGTGGGGCTCGCGGAGAACCTGGAACGCCACGCCGGACGGCCGACCGGTGCCGAGCCGCCGAACGTGCGGGGCGACAACCGCGGCTTCGCGCTGGTGTTCTTCCACCTGGAGCGCTACCACCTGACCACGGTGATCAGCAGCGGCCTGCGCTTCCAGCCGCTGGGCGCCGAGCCTGCGCAGGAGCTGGCGTGCACGGTCTACAAGGAGCAGGCGGAGGCGGCCAGGCACCTGGTCGACATGACCGCCGAGCTGCTGGTCAACCAGCGCACCCACCTGGTGCCCGACCAGATCGTGCCCAACGAGCAGCCGCTGCTGCCGCACACCGAGTTCCACGGTGTGCTGGCCAGCGGGCACCCGCTGTTCCCGCCGGAGTTCACCCGCTTCACCGACCCCGAGGGCGTCGAGCAGCTCCAGGTCTTCACGCTGCTGCCGGTGACGCTGGGCGAGCTGAACTTCATCCTCGACAACGGCGTCACCGCGCTGCGGCAGCAGTGGGCGCGCTTCGAGGTCGACGTCTTCGACCTCGGGCGGCCCAGCGTCGCGTAG
- a CDS encoding DNA repair helicase XPB: MTDGPLIVQSDKTLLLEVEHAQADEARIAIAPFAELERAPEHVHTYRITPLALWNARAAGHDAEQVVDGLVRHSRYPVPQPLLVDIVETMGRFGRLQLTNDPAHGLVLVSLDRAVLEEVLRNKKIQPMFGARIDDDTVVVHPSERGRLKQMLLKVGWPAEDLAGYVDGEAHPISLAEDGWALRDYQRQAVQAFWAGGSGVVVLPCGAGKTLVGAAAMAEAGATTLILVTNTVAGRQWKRELVERTSLTEEEIGEYSGEKKEIRPVTIATYQVITRKSKGEYKHLELFDSRDWGLVVYDEVHLLPAPVFRMTADLQSRRRLGLTATLVREDGREGDVFSLIGPKRYDAPWKDIESQGWIAPAECVEVRVTLTDDERLRYATSEAEDRYKVCSTARTKAPVVKAILDRHPGEPALVIGAYLEQLHELGEALDAPIVEGSTKNKEREALFDAFRRGEINRLVVSKVANFSIDLPEASVAVQVSGTFGSRQEEAQRLGRLLRPKAERKQAHFYSVVSRDTLDTDYAAHRQRFLAEQGYAYRIVDADDLLGPAIPDVG, encoded by the coding sequence GTGACCGACGGCCCCCTGATCGTCCAGTCCGACAAGACACTGCTGCTCGAGGTCGAGCACGCGCAGGCCGACGAGGCCCGCATCGCGATCGCACCGTTCGCCGAGCTCGAACGCGCGCCCGAGCACGTGCACACCTACCGCATCACGCCCCTCGCGCTGTGGAACGCCCGGGCGGCCGGGCACGACGCCGAGCAGGTCGTCGACGGCCTGGTGCGCCACTCCCGCTACCCGGTGCCGCAGCCGCTGCTGGTCGACATCGTCGAGACGATGGGCCGCTTCGGCAGGCTCCAGCTCACCAACGACCCCGCCCACGGGCTGGTGCTGGTCTCGCTGGACCGGGCCGTGCTGGAGGAGGTCCTGCGGAACAAGAAGATCCAGCCGATGTTCGGCGCCCGCATCGACGACGACACCGTCGTGGTGCACCCCAGTGAGCGCGGACGCCTCAAGCAGATGCTGCTCAAGGTCGGCTGGCCCGCCGAGGACCTCGCGGGCTACGTCGACGGCGAGGCGCACCCGATCTCGCTGGCCGAGGACGGCTGGGCGCTGCGCGACTACCAGCGGCAGGCCGTGCAGGCGTTCTGGGCCGGGGGCTCCGGTGTCGTCGTGCTGCCCTGCGGTGCGGGCAAGACGCTGGTCGGCGCCGCCGCGATGGCCGAGGCGGGGGCCACCACGCTGATCCTGGTCACCAACACCGTGGCGGGCAGGCAGTGGAAGCGGGAGCTGGTGGAGCGCACTTCCCTCACCGAGGAAGAGATCGGCGAGTACTCCGGCGAGAAGAAGGAGATCCGCCCGGTCACCATCGCCACCTACCAGGTGATCACCCGCAAGTCCAAGGGCGAGTACAAGCACCTGGAGCTGTTCGACTCCCGCGACTGGGGCCTCGTGGTCTACGACGAGGTGCACCTGCTGCCCGCGCCCGTCTTCCGGATGACCGCCGACCTGCAGTCCCGGCGCAGGCTGGGCCTGACCGCGACGCTGGTGCGCGAGGACGGCCGCGAGGGCGACGTGTTCTCGCTGATCGGCCCGAAGCGCTACGACGCGCCGTGGAAGGACATCGAGTCGCAGGGCTGGATCGCCCCCGCCGAGTGCGTCGAGGTGCGGGTCACCCTGACCGACGACGAGCGGCTGCGGTACGCGACCTCCGAGGCCGAGGATCGCTACAAGGTCTGCTCCACCGCCCGCACCAAGGCGCCGGTCGTCAAGGCCATCCTCGACCGGCACCCGGGCGAGCCGGCCCTGGTCATCGGCGCCTACCTGGAGCAGCTCCACGAGCTGGGCGAGGCGCTGGACGCCCCGATCGTCGAGGGCTCGACCAAGAACAAGGAACGCGAGGCGCTCTTCGACGCGTTCCGCCGCGGCGAGATCAACCGGCTGGTGGTCTCCAAGGTCGCCAACTTCTCGATCGACCTGCCCGAGGCGTCGGTCGCCGTGCAGGTGTCTGGCACCTTCGGTTCGCGGCAGGAGGAGGCTCAGCGGCTCGGGCGGCTGCTTCGCCCGAAGGCCGAGCGCAAGCAAGCGCACTTCTACTCCGTGGTGTCCCGCGACACCCTCGACACCGACTACGCCGCGCACCGGCAGCGGTTCCTCGCCGAGCAGGGCTACGCGTACCGGATCGTGGACGCCGACGACCTGCTCGGACCCGCCATCCCCGACGTGGGCTGA
- a CDS encoding helix-turn-helix domain-containing protein: MPEEPLLTTRDVAKALAVSPRTVARWVERGWVQPELTLPSGHHRFRLSSVKRQLREQREKH; the protein is encoded by the coding sequence GTGCCCGAGGAGCCGCTGCTGACCACACGCGACGTCGCGAAAGCTCTCGCCGTGTCGCCGCGCACGGTCGCCCGCTGGGTCGAGCGCGGCTGGGTCCAGCCAGAGCTCACGCTCCCCAGCGGCCACCACCGGTTCCGCCTGTCGAGCGTGAAACGTCAGCTTCGAGAGCAACGCGAGAAGCACTGA